A genome region from Planctomycetaceae bacterium includes the following:
- a CDS encoding HD domain-containing protein, whose translation MPPKRLFISDFKNGQGVDQVFLVREKDLRTTKSGDMYLRCTLADRSGSLPAIMWRVAETIYNSIAVDGFLQVKGRIEDYRGATQMTIDALRPVAADRVDVADFIPVTKRDIEQMWAELLEILRGVKNKHLRLLIKKFVEDREMVEGFKKAPAAMSMHNPYVGGLLEHTLMVAQAAKALLGLYPAVNDDLVLTSAFLHDIGKIAELSAGTSFSYTDRGQLVGHITIAAIWVEQKAAEVAAETSEPFPQKTIDLLQHIILSHHGVHEYGSPKLPACAEAYFIHFLDNLDAKMYMTLHAVEADTDPTSAFTAYMRELETRIYKGSAKLE comes from the coding sequence ATGCCACCCAAACGCCTCTTCATCAGCGACTTCAAGAACGGCCAGGGCGTCGACCAGGTTTTTCTCGTGCGCGAGAAGGACCTGCGCACCACCAAGAGCGGCGACATGTACCTGCGATGCACGCTGGCCGACCGCAGCGGGTCGCTGCCGGCCATCATGTGGCGCGTCGCCGAGACGATCTACAACTCGATCGCCGTCGACGGGTTCCTGCAGGTCAAAGGGCGCATCGAGGACTACCGCGGCGCCACGCAGATGACCATCGACGCTCTGCGCCCCGTGGCGGCAGACCGCGTGGACGTGGCCGACTTCATCCCCGTCACCAAGCGCGACATCGAGCAGATGTGGGCGGAGCTGCTGGAGATTCTGCGCGGCGTCAAGAACAAGCACCTGCGGCTGCTGATCAAGAAGTTCGTCGAGGATCGCGAGATGGTCGAGGGCTTTAAGAAGGCCCCGGCCGCGATGTCGATGCACAACCCGTACGTCGGCGGGTTGCTGGAGCACACGCTGATGGTCGCCCAGGCGGCCAAGGCGCTTCTGGGGCTGTATCCGGCTGTCAACGACGACCTGGTGCTCACCAGCGCGTTCCTGCATGACATCGGCAAGATCGCCGAGCTCAGCGCGGGCACGTCCTTTTCATACACCGACCGCGGGCAGCTCGTCGGACACATCACCATCGCGGCGATCTGGGTCGAGCAGAAGGCCGCCGAGGTTGCCGCCGAGACGTCCGAGCCCTTCCCGCAAAAAACCATCGACCTGCTGCAACACATCATTCTCTCGCACCATGGGGTACACGAGTACGGCAGCCCGAAGCTGCCCGCCTGCGCCGAGGCGTACTTCATCCACTTCCTGGACAACCTCGACGCCAAGATGTACATGACGCTGCACGCCGTCGAGGCCGACACCGATCCGACCAGCGCCTTTACCGCTTATATGAGGGAGCTCGAAACGCGCATATACAAAGGCAGCGCCAAACTGGAGTGA
- a CDS encoding proline--tRNA ligase, whose protein sequence is MRYSQLLIPTIKEVPAEAEIPSHQLMIRAGFIRKLASGTYTYLPLGLRCLQKIMAIVRQEMNAAGAQEILAPCIQPMELWQKTGRDVDYGETMCRFKDRHGRMNVLAPTAEEVFTDLVSHEVSSYKQLPINLYQISQKFRDEFRPRFGVLRSREFIMKDAYSFNASLESLEESYQSMYRAYCRIFDRCGVPYVVVEAESGEMGGSGSQQFTVPTETGEDVIVHTEDGTYAANIEKAGVDPLAKETAKPQAAMEEVHTPGVGSIEAVCAFLKTQPADMIKTLVYSAGDDVIVALVRGDHELNPEKLTQAMGGRHVEMAEPHVITRLTGAAVGFAGPQGLAGKVARLLIDHAVAAMSSGVTGANKTDYHVKNVAPGRDFPLAGENVAVLDIRNAAAGDTHGGKKLLFARGIEVGQIFKLGTKYSAKLGAKFLDEQGKEQVCLMGCYGIGINRILASAIECAHDDRGSILPINIAPFEVEIIPLSEAGAAADEARRIYDELLAAGVDALMDDRAARPGVKFADADLLGIPLRVVVGERGLKEGNVELKARTAAQPTMVKAAEAVAEVVKLVAELKSPGKS, encoded by the coding sequence ATGCGCTATAGCCAACTATTGATCCCGACCATCAAAGAAGTCCCCGCCGAGGCGGAGATTCCTTCGCACCAGCTCATGATCCGCGCGGGCTTCATTCGCAAGCTCGCCAGCGGCACGTACACGTATTTGCCGCTGGGGCTGCGCTGCCTGCAGAAGATCATGGCCATCGTGCGCCAGGAGATGAACGCCGCCGGGGCGCAGGAGATCCTTGCCCCGTGCATTCAGCCGATGGAGCTGTGGCAGAAGACCGGGCGCGACGTCGACTACGGCGAGACCATGTGCCGCTTCAAGGACCGCCACGGCCGCATGAACGTGCTGGCCCCGACGGCCGAAGAGGTCTTCACCGACCTGGTCTCGCACGAGGTCAGCAGCTACAAGCAACTGCCGATCAACCTTTACCAGATCAGCCAGAAGTTCCGCGATGAGTTCCGGCCGCGATTCGGTGTGCTGCGCAGCCGCGAGTTCATCATGAAAGACGCCTACAGCTTCAACGCCAGCCTCGAAAGCCTGGAGGAAAGCTACCAGTCGATGTACCGCGCGTACTGCCGCATCTTCGACCGCTGCGGCGTCCCGTACGTCGTCGTCGAGGCCGAGAGCGGCGAGATGGGCGGCTCGGGCAGCCAGCAGTTCACCGTGCCCACCGAAACCGGCGAGGACGTGATCGTCCATACCGAGGACGGCACGTACGCGGCGAACATCGAGAAGGCGGGCGTCGATCCGCTGGCGAAAGAAACCGCCAAGCCGCAAGCGGCGATGGAAGAGGTACACACCCCCGGCGTGGGCAGCATCGAAGCCGTCTGCGCATTCCTGAAGACGCAGCCCGCCGACATGATCAAGACGCTGGTGTACTCGGCCGGCGATGACGTGATCGTCGCACTGGTGCGGGGCGACCACGAGCTTAATCCTGAGAAGCTCACGCAAGCGATGGGCGGACGGCATGTCGAGATGGCCGAACCGCACGTCATCACCAGGCTCACCGGCGCGGCGGTCGGGTTCGCGGGTCCCCAAGGCCTGGCGGGCAAGGTCGCTCGCCTGCTGATCGACCATGCGGTGGCCGCGATGAGCAGCGGCGTGACCGGCGCGAACAAGACAGACTATCACGTCAAGAACGTCGCGCCCGGGCGCGATTTCCCGCTGGCCGGCGAGAACGTGGCGGTGCTGGATATCCGCAACGCCGCTGCCGGCGACACGCACGGCGGCAAGAAACTGCTCTTCGCCCGCGGGATCGAGGTCGGGCAGATTTTCAAACTGGGCACGAAGTACTCGGCCAAGCTCGGCGCCAAGTTCCTCGACGAGCAGGGCAAGGAGCAGGTCTGCCTGATGGGCTGCTACGGGATCGGGATCAACCGCATCCTGGCTTCGGCGATCGAGTGCGCCCACGACGACCGCGGGAGCATTCTGCCGATCAACATCGCCCCGTTCGAGGTCGAGATCATCCCGCTGTCCGAAGCCGGCGCTGCCGCCGACGAGGCGCGGCGGATCTATGATGAGCTGCTGGCCGCAGGCGTGGACGCGCTGATGGACGACCGTGCGGCACGCCCGGGAGTGAAGTTCGCCGACGCCGACCTGTTGGGCATCCCCCTGCGAGTGGTCGTCGGCGAGCGCGGACTCAAGGAAGGAAACGTCGAGCTCAAGGCCCGCACGGCCGCCCAGCCCACGATGGTCAAGGCCGCCGAGGCGGTTGCTGAAGTGGTGAAGCTTGTTGCGGAACTGAAGAGCCCGGGGAAATCCTAA
- a CDS encoding glycoside hydrolase family 95 protein: protein MNLWYTTPGDSFFSALPIGNGRLGAMVYGNPACEHLGLNEETLWSGGPHQNLNPAAAAALPRVRELIFAGQYAAAERLIASDMMGRPGMMQSYQPMGDLTLRFPGHHEVDVSDYRRELDLEQAIARVSYRLGGVRYTREMFASHPANIIVVRLECEQGGELSFDVALACPHPHVSFEAAGSTLRMIGQVGPTPDPDSNAWTAPWHGPGVKFETRVVVAAEGGAVTAADGVLQVRGATTVTLRLAAATSFVRYDDISGDPAGACVAHLAIAAGQSYDQLRRNHVEDYRRLYTRSSLDLGPSPLGDWPSDQRIGKMESADPQFAAVYFAFGRYVLISCSRPGTKAATLQGIWNEAFWPFWGSKYTININIQMAYWPAEVTNLGECHGPLFDMLDDLAVTGGRNAREYYGAGGWMTHHNTDQWRLTAPVDGVGTYWQTGGAWLATHLFEHYLFTQDREFLRDRAWPLMKAAAQFFVDSLVEIPAHLPLAGRLVTCPSSSPEHGPPTGEAQGCRIAYGPTIDLEIVAHLMGQCIEAAGILGVDADFAATLRRTLERLAPLQVGKHGQLQEWIGDWDDPAHNHHHVSHMYGLFPAAMLTPDVDARLAAAAKVSLTHRKMLAGGWIGIWRTLLWARLKDAPAAWEYLCANDHRMSSKNLWDGCRQIDCVCGVAAAIAEMLLQSHAGVIELLPALPAAWPQGSVKGLCARGGFEVDIAWSAGKLTAATIRSRKGGRAIVRYAGKDTQVDIPPGGEVDF from the coding sequence ATGAACCTTTGGTACACGACACCCGGCGATTCGTTCTTTTCCGCTCTGCCGATCGGCAACGGGCGCCTCGGCGCGATGGTCTACGGCAACCCCGCCTGCGAGCACCTGGGGCTCAACGAGGAGACGCTCTGGTCGGGCGGTCCGCACCAGAACCTCAACCCCGCCGCGGCGGCGGCGCTGCCGCGGGTGCGAGAGCTGATTTTCGCCGGCCAGTACGCCGCGGCCGAGCGGCTGATCGCCTCGGACATGATGGGTCGCCCGGGCATGATGCAGTCGTACCAGCCGATGGGCGATCTGACGCTGAGATTCCCCGGCCACCACGAGGTGGATGTGTCCGACTACCGCCGGGAGCTGGACCTGGAGCAGGCTATTGCCCGCGTGAGCTACCGCCTCGGCGGCGTGCGCTACACGCGCGAGATGTTTGCGTCGCATCCGGCCAACATCATCGTCGTGCGCCTGGAATGCGAGCAGGGCGGCGAGCTGTCTTTTGACGTGGCGCTGGCGTGCCCGCACCCGCACGTGTCGTTCGAGGCCGCCGGCTCGACGCTGCGGATGATCGGGCAGGTCGGCCCGACCCCCGACCCCGACAGCAACGCCTGGACGGCGCCCTGGCACGGCCCGGGGGTGAAGTTCGAGACGCGCGTCGTGGTCGCGGCCGAGGGTGGCGCGGTTACCGCCGCCGACGGCGTGCTGCAGGTGCGAGGCGCTACCACCGTCACGCTGCGCCTGGCGGCGGCTACGAGCTTTGTTCGCTACGATGACATCAGCGGCGACCCTGCCGGCGCGTGCGTGGCGCACCTTGCGATTGCGGCGGGGCAGTCATACGACCAACTGCGCCGTAACCACGTCGAGGATTACCGCCGACTCTACACGCGGTCGAGCCTGGACCTGGGACCTTCGCCCCTGGGCGATTGGCCCAGCGACCAGCGCATCGGCAAAATGGAATCCGCCGACCCGCAATTCGCCGCCGTCTATTTCGCCTTCGGGCGATACGTGCTGATCTCGTGTTCGCGCCCGGGAACCAAGGCCGCCACGCTGCAGGGAATCTGGAACGAAGCGTTCTGGCCGTTCTGGGGCAGCAAGTACACCATCAACATCAATATCCAGATGGCGTACTGGCCTGCCGAGGTGACCAACCTGGGCGAGTGTCACGGCCCGCTGTTTGACATGCTGGACGACCTGGCCGTCACCGGCGGGCGAAACGCGCGCGAATACTACGGCGCCGGCGGCTGGATGACGCACCACAACACCGACCAGTGGCGACTGACCGCTCCGGTGGACGGGGTGGGCACGTACTGGCAGACGGGTGGGGCGTGGCTGGCCACGCACCTGTTCGAGCATTACCTCTTCACGCAGGACCGCGAGTTTCTGCGGGATCGCGCTTGGCCACTGATGAAGGCGGCGGCGCAGTTCTTCGTCGACTCGCTGGTGGAAATCCCCGCGCACCTGCCGCTGGCGGGGCGGCTGGTGACGTGCCCGTCGTCCTCGCCCGAGCACGGCCCGCCTACCGGCGAGGCCCAGGGCTGCCGCATCGCCTACGGACCGACGATCGACCTGGAGATCGTCGCCCACCTGATGGGCCAATGCATCGAGGCCGCCGGAATTCTGGGCGTCGACGCCGACTTTGCCGCCACGCTGCGCCGCACGCTGGAGCGTCTGGCCCCGCTGCAGGTGGGCAAACACGGTCAGCTTCAGGAATGGATCGGCGACTGGGACGACCCGGCCCATAACCATCACCACGTGTCGCACATGTACGGCCTCTTCCCCGCGGCCATGCTCACGCCCGACGTGGACGCGAGGCTGGCTGCGGCGGCCAAGGTCTCGCTGACGCACCGCAAGATGCTGGCCGGGGGTTGGATCGGCATCTGGCGAACGCTGTTGTGGGCGCGTCTCAAGGACGCCCCGGCCGCCTGGGAGTACCTCTGCGCCAACGATCATCGCATGTCGTCGAAGAATCTCTGGGACGGTTGCCGCCAGATCGATTGCGTCTGCGGGGTCGCGGCCGCCATCGCCGAGATGCTCCTGCAAAGCCACGCCGGGGTGATCGAGCTGCTGCCGGCCTTGCCGGCAGCCTGGCCCCAAGGCAGCGTCAAAGGCCTCTGCGCCCGCGGCGGGTTCGAGGTCGACATCGCCTGGTCGGCCGGCAAGCTCACCGCCGCCACGATCCGCTCGCGCAAGGGCGGAAGAGCGATCGTGCGCTACGCGGGCAAGGATACCCAAGTCGATATCCCACCTGGCGGAGAGGTTGACTTTTAA
- a CDS encoding helix-turn-helix transcriptional regulator, producing the protein MTVKILELAGKRWAIMPERDYKRLAAHAGEKGDWPGLPKPDAQGNYPAVDYARVSLARKIIKARHQAGLTQAELARRAGVRAETLNRIEKGRTTPDTATIVKIERALETAQAGNE; encoded by the coding sequence ATGACTGTGAAGATTTTGGAATTGGCCGGCAAGCGATGGGCGATCATGCCGGAAAGAGACTATAAGCGGCTGGCGGCCCACGCTGGTGAAAAGGGCGACTGGCCGGGGCTGCCTAAGCCTGATGCCCAAGGCAATTATCCGGCCGTCGACTATGCCCGCGTGTCGCTGGCGCGAAAAATCATCAAGGCCCGCCACCAGGCAGGATTGACGCAGGCGGAACTTGCCCGCCGTGCGGGCGTTCGCGCCGAGACATTGAACCGCATCGAAAAAGGCAGAACCACGCCCGACACGGCCACCATCGTTAAAATCGAGCGAGCCCTTGAAACGGCCCAGGCCGGCAACGAATAG